Within Suricata suricatta isolate VVHF042 chromosome 12, meerkat_22Aug2017_6uvM2_HiC, whole genome shotgun sequence, the genomic segment TCCTTTCAACCCTCCCGGAAGGAGTAAGACGCCTGCGCGGGAAAAAGCTATTCAGCACTGAATTAACATGAACAGGATAGTGCCTCTCCTTGAAATTAGACATTACTTCCGCCCCAAACAAAGATGGAACAGCGAGCAAACAGTGGACGCGCCCGGAAGAAGTCAAGACGAGGGCACTTCCGCCCTTCGCCAAGATGGCGCCGACGGAAGGGGCAGGGTACCGCCGCGACGGGATGGCAGCGTCGAGGCTGGAGCTGAACCTGGTGCGGTTGCTCTGCCGCTGCGAGATGATGGCAGTGGAGAAGCGGGACCCGGATGAGTGGCGTCTGGAAAAGGTGAGAGAAACCGGTGCTGCCGAGTAGAGGCCGACTCCCAGAGGGTGGCCTATGGGGCTGACGGCCATCGGGCCCGACTCCCCCGTCCCAGAGCCGCTCTGGCCACGCCCCTTCCGGTCGGTTCCGCCACGTCCACCTACAGGTCCCGCCCCATTCCCTGTAGCTCAGCTGGCCCCGCCTTCCTGGGGCCTGGCTCCTCCCTTTTTAGGCCCGCCCCCCCCATTCTTGATGGCTCTGACCATGCCACCTATGAGCAGGCGTGGGAGGATGGGGGCGACCAGGCTTACACCCCACTTTCCCTCCCCAGTACGTGGGAGCCCTCGAGGACATGCTGCAGGCCCTGAAAACCCAGGCAAGGTGAGTGCAGGACGCTACAGGGGCTTCAAATCAGGGATGGGAGTTGAGGCCCCAGGGCCAGCTCCTGTTGGGGAGTCCCAGGGCTCCAGCCCCTGCACACACCCTTCCCAGAACTAGGGACAATGGGCAGGTTGTCTTTTTCCTCTTGTCACCTTCCAGCAAACCGGCCTCCGAGGTGATCAATGAATATTCCCGCAAGGTAGATTTCCTAAAGGGGATGCTGCAGGCGGAGAAGCTGGTGAGCAGGGGTGCACCACTTCCTTGGCCCTCATCACGCTCACCTGCCCAGGACCTGCCCCTCTGGTGACCCCGTTTCCCTCTTCTGCAGACCTCCTCCTCAGAGAAGGCACTAGCCAACCAGTTTCTGGCCCCTGGCCGTGTGCCAACCACAGCCAGGGAGCGGGTACCCGCCACGAAGACAGTGCACCTGCAGTCCCGCGCACGGTACACCAGTGAAATGCGGAGTGAGCTGCTAGGCACGGTAGGcctttctccctgccctgggAACCCTTTGGGCAGGGACAGGAGATGAGTGCCTGTGCGTGGCCAGAACAAATGCTGGCCGATGCAGGGACCTGAGGGGGCCAAACAGCCTCCACCCTGGGCCCACAGTTGGCTTCCCAACAGAAGAGCCTAGAAGGACTTTGCTAGCCATATAGGAGTTTGGTACAAGGCAAAAATGGCACCTATCTAGTGAAGCCCCAGACTGGCCCAGAGCCAAAGGACAGATCGAGTTGATCTCCTCTTGCCATGAGTACAcagtgttttcatctgtaaaataggatgaCAGGTGTTCTCTTGACACTGTATGTGGGTCAGGTAAACCCTCCAATAGGAAGTAACCCAGGCACAGAGGTCATCGGACTTGCCCGGGGCCCTCACTGCAAGTAGGGACTTTCTGAGAACAGAAAGGACAGTGTGGGGCATGACAAGGTAGGTGACTTCATGCGTCTCTCTTTTTCCCATAGGACTCTGCAGGAGGTGAGTCAGCCTGAGTGAAACAGGACTTGAGGCTTAACTGTCTGGGACAAGACGTGGGCGGCCTCACATCTTCCACCTGACTCGCCCAAGGTCTTCCACAGCCCTGGGAGCATATCCCCAGGGGCACCGCCTAGTCAAGCCTGATGGGGGCGCCAGGGCAGAGGAGATGGCTCCCAGGGGAAATAAAGCTGAACACTCCCAGCCCACTGGTTAGGCTAGCAGAAGGGACCTGGGGGAGCCCAGATAAGGGTGAGGGAAACTTCATAAGAGAGAGGGCATTGAACTAGGGCTTTGAAGCATGATCAGGAGCTCACTGGGCAGCAGACAAGACAGGAAACGACATAAGAGTAGCAGACACATCACAGGTAAAGATCAGGAAGCTGGAAAACAGGAGGCCaatcctccccttcttcctgcttGACCTTTTTCACTTACAGAGCCTGAGCTGGTTGTGAGGAAGAGAACGTGAGTGTCTTCAGCCCTTGGGGAGCactgaggggggaaggggtggaggtcTGGATGACCCTTGGGCCACTGAGGCACCAAACCATGAGGGCCACCACAGGCATCTAAACCGTCGATCAGAAGCCGCTTGTGGAGATGTTCTTCCTACAAGACAAAGtaaagaaggggaaactgaggcccgcgCAGGGCAGTGGCTGGAGCCATGACCTCTGCGTTCCTTGGGAACATGTtgatctcttcccctccccctgctccaccCCATGCGCACCTGTCCACTCATGTGTGAGGTCAGTGGGGTGCCAGGGCCCAGGCCGGGCAATGAGAAACAGTCGGCAGCCGAACTAGACCTCGTCCTGCAGAGACATCAGAACCTCCAGGAGAAGCTGGCGGAGGAGATGCTGGGCCTGGCCCGGAGCCTCAAGACCAACACACTGGCCGCCCAGAGTGTCATTAAGAAGGACAACCAGGTGTGAGGACTGTGGGAacttcccagcctctgccccaggaCGTCAGAGAAGGCTTCCCCGCAGAGGGGCATGGTGGCCAGGGCTTTGTTAGCTCACAGAGGAGTTCGATAGAGGGCAAGAGGAGAATTCCCGGCAGAGGGCACCATCCCCGCCAGGGCCAAGAGGAGCGGACGTGCCCCCCAGGGTTGTAGGGAGAGGCCCTGCTTGGCCGCAGTCCCACTGACTctctccccacccgccccccccagACCCTGTCACACTCGCTCAAGATGGCTGACCAGAACCTGGAGAAGCTGAAGACAGAATCGGAACGGCTGGAGCAGCACACACAGAAGTCGGTCAACTGGCTGCTCTGGGCCATGCTCATCATCGTCTGCTTCATCTTCATCAGCATGATCCTCTTCATCCGCATCATGCCCAAACTCAAATAAAGGCCCGCCCTGGCCCACCTTGTCTGTCATCTGTCTGCCC encodes:
- the USE1 gene encoding vesicle transport protein USE1, producing the protein MAPTEGAGYRRDGMAASRLELNLVRLLCRCEMMAVEKRDPDEWRLEKYVGALEDMLQALKTQASKPASEVINEYSRKVDFLKGMLQAEKLTSSSEKALANQFLAPGRVPTTARERVPATKTVHLQSRARYTSEMRSELLGTDSAGEPELVVRKRTGVPGPRPGNEKQSAAELDLVLQRHQNLQEKLAEEMLGLARSLKTNTLAAQSVIKKDNQTLSHSLKMADQNLEKLKTESERLEQHTQKSVNWLLWAMLIIVCFIFISMILFIRIMPKLK